From the genome of Candidatus Atribacteria bacterium ADurb.Bin276:
CAATACTTGTAATAATTTTTAATGAATTCTCAGTTTGAGCTGTTCTCATTTTAAATCCTCCTTATTTTATATTGCGCTCTATTATTATTTCACTTTTTATTAAAACAGATAAGAGCCTGATGTTCTTTAAAGTGCCTGATGAGGATAAAAAAACCTATCTAAATCCGTCATTGCGAGGAGTCCAACCGTTCTTTGGTTGGGCGACGTGGCAATCTCAATTAGTTATTCAGTCATTCTGAGGAGTCCAGTTTTTATCCAGGACATTATAAGAATCTCATTCATTACAATACTACAAATAATAGATGATGACTCATGAGATTGCCACGACCTCAAAAAACGAGATCTCGCAATGACAGATTAGGTTAATGAGATCCTAACGAGGGAAAGCACCGCTCAGGATGACACCTATGGTGTCAGATGAGATACTCACGCCCTCACCAAACGAGGGTTCAGGATGACACCATTTTTAAAATCTTTTGTAGGGGCTTGATTGATCATGCCCGCAAGAATTTTAAGTTTAATAAAAAAAGAATGTTTTACGAATTCCAAACAAGATCAAAGATAAATAAATAGAAATGAAAAAAAGATCATTTTGTTTAATGATTTCCTGTCTGAAGAGTATTTTCAGTTTTATAACTGAAGTTTTTAATGTTTTTAGGTTTTAATTAAGTATAAATGGGTATAGCAAAATCAAAAAATATTGAAAAATTTAAGTATCTACTGAGCAAAAGTATCCAGCACCAAGACTTTTTTTGCAGTAGCTTGAACTGGGTAAGATTCTAAAACGGGACCAGTAAAAGTCACTTCAACCATCATCCCAGTTTGTAACTCACTAAATGGAATTTGAACGAATTGATCATTAGAAGAAAGTTGATTATCTACTTGATATATGAGAGTTGAAGAAGTTATTTTTATCGAGGCTTTATCGTAAAAAGTATCTTCATTAAGGGGTCCTTCAACATATATAGTACCTAAAATATTAGAATTAACTTGAGCAGGATTAATATTGAGAATAGTTCCACGAATATCAACTGGAGCATCTGAATTGGGTGGTGTGAGCTGATTTGGACAACAACCGGTAAAAAAGGTAAGGGAAATAACTAGTAAAATCAAAAGAGCCGAGAATTTTAAATTGTTCATGATTAAATTCTCCTTTGTTTAAAATGTATAGGGTTATAACCCTAAGTTAATTTATTTATCTTTAAATTATTCCGATGATTTACCTATACAAATTGATGAATCATTTAAAAAGATATAATATAAGGTAGAATTCTTGATTAATACTTTAAACTTTATAAAGCTTGTCATTTAACTTTAACAAAAAACTTCCTACAAAGTCTAATCTATAAACTGTTATATTATTAAATGTCTAAAGATTCTTGTAAATCTTCAACTTTTTTAGTAATTTAAAACTATCTGAAAACATATGTTTTGTAACCCTATTGACTAAATAATTAAAGAAAGCTATTTTATAAAAAAAGGAGGGTGAGTATCCTATGACAAGTTATACCATACGCGAAGCCGCGCAAGCTGCTGGTGTGTCGGAAGGTACAGTGAGGCGTTTAATCAAGATTGGGAGACTGTCTGCTGAAAAAGAAAAAGGTGTATATCGAATTTCTGAAGAGGCTGTGAAAAATTACTTAGCCGATAAGGGAAAAAGTGAGAAGAAAGTTGAAGCCCCTGAAGTTGTAAAATCGAAACCGCAGGAAGATAAAATGTACCAGGAAATGAAGGACCGCATTGCAGCTTTAGAAGCTGAACTAAAAGACTGCCAAAGTTTAATTGTAAAATTAACCGCCAAAACCCTTAAAGAGAGTAAACCACCAGATAATCGAGGAGCGATTAAAAGAATGACTGAATGGTTTGTAGGGAAAAAAGAATAAATTAAAATTTGTTAATTTTTCTAAACTAATCATTTTTAATTATTAAAAATGGTACTTTGTTATTTTAACTAAAATAGTTGAATGAAATTTTATGGTGTTCCACTGGCAGCCATAACCTCTGAGTTTGAATGATTAGCGGTTTTGAATTCCATACTAAAATCGGTTTTTGCCCCATATACGTATCTTACTGCCGCTACCATTATTTCTGGAATTACACAGGTTGTAGCGGTATATCCCATGATATCATCGTCACCAATGGTGTGATTATCAAAACCAATTACATGACCGAATTCATGCAAGTAAATGTTAAACTTATTATAGAACAAATTTGGATTAGAATTGATGATAACTATGGTATCACGATGCCATCCGTTGATGCAATTTTGATCAATGGTTAATGCACAGACTTCTTCGCTTTCATAAAACACTCCATTTTGATTAAATATATGGATGGGACTATTGGGATTTTGGCTTAGTCGAAAGATAGTCGATCCTCCAATTGCTTCGTTCCAAATCTTCAGTATTTCCGGCATTCTTTTATAATTAGTTTCATCGTATATATCAATGAAACCATCATTCCATCGGGTAATTTGACCACAATAGTAAAAGTGTGCCT
Proteins encoded in this window:
- a CDS encoding Helix-turn-helix domain protein, with the protein product MTSYTIREAAQAAGVSEGTVRRLIKIGRLSAEKEKGVYRISEEAVKNYLADKGKSEKKVEAPEVVKSKPQEDKMYQEMKDRIAALEAELKDCQSLIVKLTAKTLKESKPPDNRGAIKRMTEWFVGKKE